The genome window GGTTATGAGAGTGCAATATGCTGGGTTAGGCTTAGAGTATTTAAGACTAGGTAATAAAAATGTTTTAGGCTTTAAAGCTTCTTATGAAGAGAGCTTTGCCATATTTGCAGCCCAAATAGCAGCTGACTACCTTACTACATTTGAAGATTCTCAATTTAGAATAAGTCCTAAAATTGGATTATCAATATTCGGTTTTGTAACTTTATATTACGGATGGAATTTTGATCTTTTAAAATCTAGCTCTATACAAACAAGAAATCAGTTTCTAACGCTACAGTTAAATATATTTCAAAACTAAAGTATTTGCAAAATAACAGACCACTTCTTATTTTCCACCTGCGCAGATATCGAGTTTAGAGATCCTATTAGTTATTTAATAGAACGTGGCAATCCTAAAAGAGTGGAAATTCCGCGAGAGAATCAGCCAAAATTCATATTGATCCGGTCACTAAAAAATGCAAAAATTAATGAACAAATCCTCTTTGGCGAAATGAGAATGCCCGATAGAGAATTAGATATTGCCTTTAATAAACATTTTATAATCAAACCTTTAAATAGCAGGAATTGTTTTGATTACCAATGCCAGCCTAATGAAGGCGGCAAGCTAACTTTTAAAACAAAGGAACACCAAAGTGGCGAAGTTCCCTTCCTTTTCAAAAACGGAAAATGGATTCAAGGAAATCACGATACATTTAATCATACCTTTAAAAAAATTGCAAGAGGTGTTCTCAAACATTAGAATACCAATAAGCTCCTTCCCTATTTTAGGAAATGTGGGCAAAATGAGCGGTAGCGAGTTTTGGCCGGAAAGGTAAACACGATGAAATTAAATATCTAGGCTGCCTTAACCAATCTATAAATAAAGAAACGAACAAAATGGACATAAAAAACTTCATCAATAACGAAGAGCACATTCCTTCAACAGGTTTTTGGCTGGATAATTATGAACCTGCTTCTGGTGCGGTTTATGGAGAAATCCCTAACTCTAACGAAGATGATGTCGAGAAAGCATATCAAGCAGCAAAAACTGCTTTTCCTACTTGGTCCAATACCAGCATTGACGAACGTTCTAAAATCATGCTGCGCATCGCAGACCTGATAGAAGAGAACTTAGAACAACTCGCAGCAGCAGAGTCTCGTGATAATGGAAAACCAGTATGGCTAGCCCAGGCAGTGGACATACCGCGAGCGTCCTCTAACTTTAGATTTTATGGTCATGCCATTACTCAATACGCAAGTAAAGCGCACGAAAGCATAGGTAAAAACACCATGAATTATACGATACGCAAACCCATAGGGGTAGTAGGTTGTATCTCACCATGGAACTTGCCTTTGTATTTATTTACTTGGAAAATTGCTCCAGCGATTGCTGCTGGAAATTGCGTGGTAGCAAAACCTAGCGAAGTCACTCCTGCGACTGCATATTTACTCGGTAAGATTGTTAAAAAGGCTGGATTACCAGCTGGAGTGCTCAACATTATTCATGGCAACGGCGCGATCTGTGGCCAAGCAATTGTCGCGCATCCACATATCAAAGCCATTAGTTTTACTGGTGGCACAACTACTGGCGCGCACATCGCGAGAACGGCTGCACCCATGTTTAAGAAACTTTCTCTGGAGTTGGGAGGTAAAAATCCCAATCTTATTTTTACCGATTGTGATTATGATAAAATGCTGGACACTACCGTACGATCTTCCTTTGCCAACCAAGGTCAGATCTGTCTTTGCGGCAGCCGTATTTTTGTGCAACAAGAGATTTACGAGCGCTTCAAAACAGACTTTGTTGATCGTGTAAAGAACCTGAGAGTAGGTCATCCAGACCAATCTAGCACCAAAGTTGGTGCAGTGGTCAGTGCTGGTCATAGAGAGAAGATTGAGGAGTACCTCGCTTTCGCGAAAGCGGAACCAGAAAACTACCGCATCTTAACTGGCGGAAACCGTGTCATCGTAAAAGAATATGAAAACGGTTATTACCTAGAACCCACCGTGATCGAAGTATCCTCCAACGATTGCAAACTGAATCAAGAAGAGATCTTCGGACCGGTGGTGACCATCATGCCATTTACAGACGAAGCCCACGCGCTAGAACTAGCAAACGGCACCAAATACGGATTAAGCGCCACTTTATGGACCAACGATTTATCCAGAACCATGAGAATGACGCAAGAAATCGAAGCCGGAATCGTATGGGTCAACACCTGGTTGAATAGAGATTTGCGCACCCCTTTTGGCGGCGTTAAAGACAGCGGCGTAGGACGAGAAGGCGGTTTTGAAGCTTTGGACTTCTTTACCGAACCTAAGAACATTTGTATTGAGTATTAAAACCCCGACCTGATCCAGACAATGCCAACACGAATAGTTGAAAGGTCAATTTTCTATTCTAGACGATGCCAACACCAATAGTTGGCATGTCGGGTTTCGACAATTTCTTTTAAATTAGAAACTAACAGGCCAAGTATTCTTCTTGGCATGTTTAGTTGACATCGAAAAGCCTAAAAATAATCTCGTACACGTTTTCAAGATTTAAAATAACCCTTTTTAAAATCAGCTCTCCGACCTGATCCAGAAGATGCTAACTCGAATAGTTGAAAGGTCCATTTTCTATTCTAGACGATGCCAACACCAATAGTTGGCATGTCGGGTTTCGACAATTTCTTTTAAATTAGAAACTAACATAACAAGTATTCTTCTTGGCATGTTTAGTTGACATCGAAAAGCCTAAAAATAATCTCGTACACGGTTTCAAAATTTAAAATAACCCTTTTTTTAAATCAGCTCCCCGACCTGATCCAGAAGATGCTAACTCGAATAGTTGAAAGGTCAAGTCACCATTCCAGACGATGCCAACTCGAATAGTTGGCATGTCGGGTTTCGACAATTTCTTTTAAATTAGAAACTAACAGGCCAAGTATTCTTCTTGGCATGTTTAGTTGACATCGAAAAGCCTGAAAATAATCTCGTACACGGTTTCAAAATTTAAAATAACCCTTTTTTAAAATCAGCTCTCCGACCTGATCCAGAAGATGCTAACTCGAATAGTTGAAAGGTCAAGTCACCATTCCAGACGATGCCAACACCAATAGTTGGCATGTCGGGTTTCGACAATTTCTTTTAAATTAGAAACTAACAGGCCAAGTATTCTTCTTGGCATGTTTAGTTGACATCGAAAAGCCTAAAAATAATCTCGTACACGGTTTCAAGATTTAAAATAACCCTTTTTTAAAATCAACTCCCCGACCTGATTCAGAAG of Nonlabens sp. Ci31 contains these proteins:
- a CDS encoding aldehyde dehydrogenase, with the translated sequence MDIKNFINNEEHIPSTGFWLDNYEPASGAVYGEIPNSNEDDVEKAYQAAKTAFPTWSNTSIDERSKIMLRIADLIEENLEQLAAAESRDNGKPVWLAQAVDIPRASSNFRFYGHAITQYASKAHESIGKNTMNYTIRKPIGVVGCISPWNLPLYLFTWKIAPAIAAGNCVVAKPSEVTPATAYLLGKIVKKAGLPAGVLNIIHGNGAICGQAIVAHPHIKAISFTGGTTTGAHIARTAAPMFKKLSLELGGKNPNLIFTDCDYDKMLDTTVRSSFANQGQICLCGSRIFVQQEIYERFKTDFVDRVKNLRVGHPDQSSTKVGAVVSAGHREKIEEYLAFAKAEPENYRILTGGNRVIVKEYENGYYLEPTVIEVSSNDCKLNQEEIFGPVVTIMPFTDEAHALELANGTKYGLSATLWTNDLSRTMRMTQEIEAGIVWVNTWLNRDLRTPFGGVKDSGVGREGGFEALDFFTEPKNICIEY